A genomic window from Dechloromonas sp. A34 includes:
- a CDS encoding M23 family metallopeptidase codes for MIRLSGALLLGILCSNALALPRNAPVPGGVAVVDLGPASQPAPTARWGDQALTVVGDHGRWFVLLGIPLDTLPGELEIAVTSAGSTTTRSVAVGIKNYPEQRLTIKDQRKVEPNPDDLARIAREKEITEAIKRRFSAAAPATDFRLPASGPLSSRFGLRRIFNGLPRNPHAGLDVAAGSGAPVKAPAAGVVANTGDYFFNGNTVFIDHGQGLVTAYMHLSRLDVRAGQPVRQGETLGAVGATGRATGPHLHWAVILNNTPVDPELFLVRP; via the coding sequence TTGATTCGCCTGAGCGGCGCCCTGCTGCTCGGCATCCTCTGCAGCAACGCCCTGGCCCTGCCCAGGAATGCGCCGGTGCCCGGCGGCGTTGCCGTCGTCGATCTCGGCCCGGCCAGCCAGCCGGCGCCGACTGCCCGCTGGGGCGACCAAGCGCTCACCGTGGTCGGCGACCATGGCCGCTGGTTCGTGCTGCTCGGCATCCCGCTCGACACCCTGCCCGGCGAGCTGGAAATTGCCGTGACCAGCGCCGGCAGCACCACCACCCGCAGCGTCGCGGTCGGCATCAAGAATTACCCGGAACAGCGGCTGACCATCAAGGACCAGCGCAAGGTCGAACCCAACCCCGACGACCTCGCCCGCATCGCGCGGGAAAAGGAAATCACCGAAGCGATCAAGCGCCGCTTCTCGGCCGCCGCCCCGGCCACCGACTTCCGCCTGCCGGCCAGCGGTCCGCTGTCGTCCCGCTTCGGCCTGCGCCGCATTTTCAACGGCCTGCCGCGCAACCCACATGCCGGCCTCGATGTCGCCGCCGGCAGCGGGGCGCCGGTCAAGGCGCCGGCCGCTGGCGTGGTTGCCAATACCGGCGATTACTTCTTCAACGGCAACACGGTCTTCATCGACCACGGCCAGGGCCTGGTCACCGCCTACATGCACCTCTCACGTCTCGATGTCCGCGCTGGGCAGCCCGTCCGCCAGGGCGAAACCCTCGGTGCCGTCGGCGCCACCGGCCGCGCCACCGGACCGCACCTGCACTGGGCAGTGATCCTCAACAACACGCCTGTCGATCCCGAGCTGTTCCTGGTCCGGCCGTAA
- the pyrF gene encoding orotidine-5'-phosphate decarboxylase: MTFTQMLVAAWRKNNSLLCVGLDPDPAKFPAHLKGRDDAILEFCTAIVDATADLVCAFKPQIAYFAARRAEDQLEALIAHIHAKHPGIPVILDAKRGDIGSTAEQYAIEAFERYQADAVTVNPYMGRDSVDPYLAYPNKGVILLCRTSNSGGSDLQFLDVGGEKLYERVARLVASEWNRNGQCALVVGATFPAEIARVREIVGDIPLLVPGIGAQGGDIEATVRAGRTDNGTGLMINSSRAILFAGKDANFAAAARKVAQETRDTINLYR, from the coding sequence ATGACCTTCACCCAAATGCTCGTCGCCGCCTGGCGCAAGAACAACTCCCTGCTCTGCGTCGGCCTCGACCCCGACCCGGCCAAATTCCCCGCGCACCTCAAGGGCCGCGACGATGCCATTCTCGAATTCTGCACCGCCATCGTCGATGCCACGGCCGACCTGGTCTGTGCCTTCAAGCCACAGATCGCCTACTTCGCCGCCCGCCGCGCCGAAGACCAGCTCGAAGCGCTGATCGCCCACATCCACGCCAAGCACCCGGGCATCCCGGTCATTCTCGACGCCAAGCGCGGCGACATCGGCTCGACCGCCGAGCAGTACGCCATTGAGGCCTTCGAGCGCTACCAGGCCGACGCCGTCACCGTAAATCCGTACATGGGCCGCGATTCGGTCGATCCCTACCTGGCTTACCCGAACAAGGGCGTCATCCTGCTTTGCCGCACCTCCAATTCCGGCGGCAGCGACCTGCAATTTCTCGATGTCGGCGGCGAAAAACTCTATGAGCGCGTTGCCCGCCTGGTCGCCAGCGAGTGGAACCGCAACGGCCAGTGCGCCCTGGTCGTCGGCGCCACCTTCCCGGCCGAGATCGCCCGCGTCCGCGAGATCGTCGGCGACATCCCGCTGCTCGTGCCGGGCATCGGCGCCCAGGGCGGCGACATCGAAGCCACCGTCCGCGCCGGCCGTACTGACAACGGCACCGGCCTGATGATCAATTCCTCGCGTGCCATCCTGTTCGCCGGCAAGGACGCTAACTTCGCCGCTGCGGCCCGCAAGGTGGCGCAGGAAACCCGCGACACCATCAACCTTTACCGCTAA
- a CDS encoding class I SAM-dependent methyltransferase, with product MSARDVAQLGQVFTPPNVVAFMLDLCQNTGRTLEPSAGDGAFFRKLKAKQADCVGIEIDPRVAPPGAEIRDFFDYPLGEQFDSIIGNPPYVRFQDVATTTRQKLKSELFDGRSNLFLFFIEKCIRHLKPGGELVFIVPREFIKLTAAKKLNAWLYEQGSITHFYETGDVRVFGEHTPNCAIFRFEKGRLDRLMADGRRFVEADGQLMFLRDDHCVRFADVFTVKVGAVSGADHIYAHAKGNMEFVYSKTAETGETRRMLYGIKHPHLDKHKAELLERRVRKFDESNWWQWGRAFPINELPRIYVNGRTRKAEPFFLHDCHSFDGSILALFPKNPRIARRDLIECTMMLNKEVDWQQLGFICDGRFLFTQRSLQTCLLPEKFSRYLPSDKSKDVA from the coding sequence GTGTCCGCCCGCGACGTCGCCCAACTCGGCCAGGTGTTCACGCCACCCAATGTGGTGGCCTTCATGCTCGACCTCTGCCAGAACACCGGCCGGACCCTCGAACCCTCGGCCGGCGATGGCGCCTTCTTTCGCAAGCTGAAGGCAAAGCAGGCCGATTGCGTCGGCATCGAGATCGACCCGCGGGTCGCGCCGCCCGGTGCCGAGATCCGCGACTTTTTCGATTACCCGCTCGGCGAGCAGTTCGACAGCATCATCGGCAACCCGCCCTATGTGCGTTTTCAGGACGTGGCCACGACCACCCGCCAGAAACTGAAATCCGAACTCTTCGACGGGCGCAGCAACCTCTTCCTGTTCTTCATCGAAAAGTGCATCCGCCACCTGAAACCGGGCGGCGAGCTGGTCTTCATCGTGCCGCGCGAGTTCATCAAGCTGACCGCCGCCAAGAAGCTCAACGCCTGGCTTTACGAGCAGGGCAGCATCACGCACTTTTACGAAACCGGCGATGTCCGGGTCTTTGGCGAGCACACCCCGAACTGCGCCATCTTCCGTTTCGAAAAGGGCCGCCTGGACCGCTTGATGGCCGATGGCCGGCGCTTCGTCGAAGCCGACGGCCAGTTGATGTTCCTGCGCGACGACCACTGCGTCCGCTTCGCCGACGTGTTCACGGTCAAGGTCGGCGCCGTTTCCGGGGCCGACCACATCTACGCCCACGCCAAGGGCAACATGGAATTCGTCTATTCGAAAACCGCCGAAACCGGCGAAACTCGCCGCATGCTCTATGGCATCAAGCACCCGCACCTCGACAAGCACAAGGCCGAACTGCTCGAGCGCCGCGTCAGGAAGTTCGACGAAAGCAACTGGTGGCAGTGGGGCCGCGCCTTCCCGATCAACGAGCTGCCACGGATCTACGTCAATGGCCGGACGCGCAAGGCGGAACCTTTCTTCCTGCACGACTGCCACAGCTTCGACGGCTCCATCCTGGCGCTGTTTCCGAAGAACCCGCGGATTGCCCGGCGCGACCTGATCGAATGCACCATGATGCTGAACAAGGAAGTCGACTGGCAGCAGCTCGGCTTCATCTGCGACGGCCGCTTCCTGTTCACCCAGCGCAGCCTGCAGACCTGCCTGCTGCCGGAAAAATTCTCCCGTTACCTCCCGTCTGACAAGTCCAAGGACGTCGCATGA
- a CDS encoding DUF924 family protein, with amino-acid sequence MSGTAAADILAFWFGRPGEPGYGQPRNEWFRKDAAFDEAIRSRFLPDVEAALAGRLTEWADTPPGLLARLILLDQFPRNLFRGEARMFAGDAEARSLAERALAQGWDKQLSAVEKVFVYLPLEHSEALADQERSVALFAALAAEQPGNDGFLDYARRHQEVIARFGRFPHRNAALGRPSTPEETIYLAQPGSGF; translated from the coding sequence ATGAGCGGCACGGCAGCGGCGGACATCCTCGCCTTCTGGTTCGGCCGTCCCGGCGAACCCGGCTACGGCCAGCCGCGAAATGAATGGTTTCGCAAGGATGCCGCTTTCGATGAAGCCATCCGCAGCCGCTTCCTGCCCGACGTCGAGGCGGCGCTGGCCGGCCGCCTGACCGAGTGGGCGGATACGCCGCCCGGCCTGCTCGCCCGGCTCATCCTGCTCGACCAGTTCCCACGCAACCTCTTCCGTGGCGAGGCCCGAATGTTTGCCGGTGACGCCGAGGCCCGCTCGCTCGCCGAACGGGCGCTCGCCCAGGGCTGGGACAAACAGCTGAGCGCTGTCGAAAAAGTCTTCGTCTATCTGCCGCTCGAACACAGCGAAGCGCTGGCCGACCAGGAACGCTCGGTTGCCCTGTTCGCCGCGCTGGCGGCCGAGCAACCCGGCAACGACGGTTTCCTCGATTACGCCCGCCGTCACCAGGAGGTGATCGCCCGTTTCGGCCGCTTCCCGCATCGCAACGCCGCCCTCGGCCGGCCCTCCACACCCGAAGAGACGATTTACCTCGCTCAGCCGGGCAGCGGTTTCTGA
- a CDS encoding glutamine--tRNA ligase/YqeY domain fusion protein: MSSPNKPEVAPAANFIRNIVEADLAAGKHAQRHWAGQPGTAADHAAAPLDAAKIRTRFPPEPNGYLHFGHAKSILLNFGLAEQYGGRCHLRFDDTNPEKEEQEYVDSIIDAVKWLGCSWEKDGENNLYQASNYFDWMAQFAEYLISAGHAYVDSQSADEMRANRGTLTQPGKDSPFRARSAAENMDLFKRMQAGEFADGTHILRAKIDMAAPNINLRDPAIYRIRHATHHNTGDKWCVYPMYTFAHPIEDALENITHSICTLEFEDQRPFYDWLLERLAEGGLLQRPLPQQIEFSRLNLTYVVLSKRKLIQLVEEKHVQGWDDPRMPTLVGARRRGYSAEGFRLFAERIGVSKHDSLIDYVLFEDAMREVMNESDQRRIAVLDPVKLIIDNYPEGQVEECFAPNHPLHPELGQRSIPFSRELWIEGEDFMEVPSKGFRRLFPGNKARLKYGYIVECTGFDKDANGKVIAVHCNYLPDTKSGTPGADSVKVKGNLHWVSAAHSYAAEIRLYERLFKVPAPGARREGDAPDLERDFLDDLNPDSRQTITAQLEPCLRDAKPEERFQFERHGYFVADRVDSHDGKPVFNRAVTLKDSWGKAG; this comes from the coding sequence ACGCCGCCAAGATCCGCACCCGTTTCCCGCCCGAGCCGAACGGCTACCTGCACTTCGGCCACGCCAAGTCCATCCTGCTCAACTTCGGCCTCGCCGAGCAGTACGGTGGCCGCTGCCACCTGCGCTTCGACGACACTAATCCGGAGAAGGAAGAGCAGGAATACGTCGATTCGATCATCGACGCGGTCAAGTGGCTGGGCTGCTCCTGGGAAAAAGATGGCGAAAACAATCTCTACCAGGCTTCCAACTATTTCGACTGGATGGCCCAGTTCGCCGAATACCTGATCTCGGCCGGCCACGCCTACGTCGACAGCCAGTCGGCAGACGAGATGCGCGCCAATCGCGGCACGCTGACCCAACCTGGCAAGGATTCGCCTTTCCGCGCCCGCAGCGCCGCCGAGAACATGGATCTCTTCAAGCGCATGCAAGCCGGCGAATTCGCCGACGGCACGCACATCCTGCGCGCCAAGATCGACATGGCGGCACCCAACATCAACCTGCGCGACCCGGCGATCTACCGCATTCGCCACGCCACGCATCACAACACCGGCGACAAGTGGTGCGTCTACCCGATGTACACCTTCGCCCACCCGATCGAGGACGCGCTGGAAAACATCACGCACTCGATCTGCACGCTGGAATTCGAAGACCAACGGCCGTTCTACGACTGGCTCCTCGAACGGCTGGCCGAAGGCGGTTTGCTGCAGCGGCCACTGCCGCAGCAGATCGAGTTCTCGCGGCTCAACCTGACCTATGTCGTGCTCTCCAAGCGGAAACTCATTCAGCTGGTCGAGGAAAAACACGTGCAAGGCTGGGATGACCCGCGCATGCCGACCCTGGTCGGCGCCCGCCGCCGCGGCTACTCGGCCGAAGGTTTCCGCCTGTTTGCCGAACGCATCGGCGTCTCCAAGCATGACTCGCTGATCGACTACGTGCTGTTCGAGGATGCCATGCGCGAAGTCATGAACGAATCCGACCAGCGCCGCATTGCCGTGCTCGACCCGGTCAAGCTGATTATCGACAACTACCCCGAGGGGCAGGTTGAAGAATGCTTCGCCCCCAACCACCCGCTGCACCCGGAACTCGGCCAGCGCAGCATTCCTTTCAGCCGCGAACTGTGGATCGAGGGCGAGGACTTCATGGAAGTGCCGAGCAAGGGCTTCCGCCGCCTGTTCCCGGGCAATAAGGCGCGCCTCAAATACGGCTACATCGTCGAGTGCACCGGCTTCGACAAGGACGCCAACGGCAAGGTTATCGCCGTGCATTGCAACTACCTGCCCGACACCAAGTCCGGCACGCCGGGCGCCGACAGCGTCAAGGTCAAGGGCAATCTGCACTGGGTCTCGGCCGCCCACTCCTACGCCGCCGAAATCCGCCTCTACGAGCGCCTGTTCAAGGTGCCCGCCCCCGGTGCCCGACGCGAAGGCGATGCCCCGGACCTGGAACGCGATTTCCTCGACGACCTCAACCCGGATTCCCGGCAGACGATCACCGCCCAGCTCGAACCCTGTCTGCGCGACGCAAAACCGGAAGAGCGCTTCCAGTTCGAGCGCCACGGTTATTTCGTGGCCGACCGCGTCGATTCGCATGACGGCAAGCCGGTGTTCAACCGCGCCGTCACGCTGAAGGACTCCTGGGGCAAGGCCGGCTGA